CGGCTGAAGACATGGTTCTCACTTCCGCCCGGAAGGGTGAGCGAGCCAAGGTATTCCGCTCCCGAGATGGCGCTCGAAGTGGTGCGCCACGGCAAGTAGAGCTCGGTGGGTGTGGCGTCGCGATGAAGCAAACCACACTGGTCGTCGAACGGCTCGGGAACAAACGCCATCTCTGCCCCACCGATGCGCGTCGCGAGCATCCGCCAAACGAGATCGCAAGCGCGGGTTTGCATCGGATAGTCGGACTTCGGAAGGGGTCGCAGTTGCACCCACCGCGCGAACTTCTGCTGCGCTTCTTCCTGCGCCGTGCGTGGCGGGATTTTTAAGTACGCTTCGATCTCGGCAGGTGTGAGCGAGGGCTCGCCACCGTACGACAAAAACGACCAGGGGGGAGTCGCCGCAGGAGGAACTTCGTTCATCCATTTCCAGCAGACACCGAGCTTCACTTCCTGACCAAAACGTTGCAAATGTTCCTTGATTTCCGTGAGTTTGGTCGCCGCTTCAGGAAAACCGACAAAGCTCGTATCGCTGTCGCTACCGAGTTGCCAGTAGCGCACTTTGAGCGACAGCCGCGTCATCACCGGATCGACGACGGGATGCCACAATTCGGGTTCGATGAAGACCGACGCCACCGGCAGCGGACCCTTTTCGCGGAAGACTTCGCGCAGCTCTTTGGGAGGCTGATCGAGGACCCCAATCAGGTCGATATTTTGAATGCTTAAGCGTTCGGCAAACCAGCTCACACGATCGATGCGTTCGCTCTTCGCAGTTTCGCCCCAGACCGGAAATTTGGCCCAGTGCAAACCGGAGTGCGAGAGCAGCGTCGCGAGATCGTTCATCGAAAGCTGCGTGTCGGCATCGGGAAGCGACCAACCAAATTGTCCATCGCTGGCAAAGGTCGTTTCGCGGAGCACAACGAAGCTGGTGCGCTCGGTGAGGAGTGTCACGCCACGACTCCGAAGCTGCACGCGCACGCTATAAAAACCGACGTCGGTCACCATCGGCCGAAAGCGCGTCGAGCCTGCGAGTCCTTCCAGCTGCTTGCCGCTGGTGGTGGTGAGCGACGTTTCGCTGGCGAGTGGTTTCGTGGCGGAAATCCCGGGCCACTGAGCACCCAGGTTGAGTGTTTGACTCGACGTAGAGAGCACTTTTCCTTCGTGATCCATCAGCTCGAAGACGAGTTCCGGACGAGGGTCGTCGATCCCCGAAACATCGCACTGCACTTCCGCATCGCGCGGCTGGGTGAATAGTCCCGCCGTGGTGGTGGGATGAAGTGTCATGCGCGGCAAGCGAATGAGCGTCACATCGTCGAACCAGGCGCTGCCGGTCAGATCTTCGCGCAGTTCGCTCGGGATCAAATGGAGCGTCAGGACCGCTTTCACCGCGCGATTGGTCGCTGGCGCGATCGGTCCGATTTGCACGCGCTGCCAGGTCGTGTCGCCACTGAGCTCGGGCGATTTGTGTGTTTCGAGCAACTGCCCTTCGGCATCCAGGAGCGAGAGGCTGATGAAGGCAACATCGCGCGCCAGTCCGCGTGTCTGCAGATTGGCGGTCGCAACGAACGAGTATTGCGGGCTGATTGGCGTGATTGGCGTCGAAATCGCCGCGCCACCGCCGTTGAGCTGCATCTCGAGTACGCGCCGCGCGCGGGGCGCATCGGGATCGTCGACAATCTGCACTTTCACATACTCGGGATAGCCTCGCCCACGGCGACGGGTCCACCGATCGGGCCACTGATCGCGGTTGATATCGGTCGGGTTTTCGAAGTCGCACGACAACACCACAGCCGCCGCCGGCCACTCGGTGGTCGAGACGATCTCGGCTGCCTCACTGCCCAGAATGCAAAAGGTAGCTAAAATCAGCGGCAGGATCGTAATGTGTGGTTTCATAGCTTAGCGACGATCGCCCCCCATTCGGGCCCCTGCTCGACAGCGATTCGAGTGCATTTAACATCCAGCGAGATCACCTACCGACATGTTGCAAATCAAAGTTGGCGTTCAACTTGCCAGTCTGCGACTCCCCTTCAGGCAAGCTTTGCTCACGGCTCGCGAAATGGGAGCCGATGCGGTCGAAATCGACGCCCGTGAAGAGCTGAAAGGTGAAGAACTTTCCGTCACGGGGATCCGCCAGATTCGGAAAATGCTGGAAGATCTGAATTTGCGGGTTGCAGCGGTTCGTTTTCGAACGCGCCGCGGCTACGACGTGCAGCAAGATCTCGACGAGCGGGTCGATGCGACGCGACGCACGCTCAAGCTGGCCTACGACCTGGGGACCCACGTGGTGATCAATCACGTCGGTCGCATTCCGGCGGAAGTGACTCACCCGGCGTTTCAAACGATGGTCGACGCTTTGACCGACATCGGTCGGCATGGACAGCGTGTCGGCGCGATGCTGGCGGCCGAGACCGTGGCCGAAAGTGGCGCCGATCTCAAGCGGCTGATCGATGCGCTTCCACCAGCGTCGATCGGCGTGAATCTCAACCCCGCGCCACTGATTATGAATGGCCAATCGCCGCGCGAAGTGGTCGACGCCGTGGGGCAGCATGTGCTGCACATGAACGCCACCGATGCCACCCGCGATCTCTCACTCGCGCAAGGAATCGAAACGCCGCTGGGCTATGGAAGTGCCGAAATTCCCGAGCTTTTAGCGGTCCTCGAGGAACATCAGTATCGCGGCTATTTCACCGTCGAGCGGCACCAGTCGAATGCTCCCCAGGTCGATCTCAAGCAAGCGATCACGTTTCTGCGTAATCTATAGCACCTGCCGATCGGCAACCCTTCGAACCCTCTCTCCCTTCACCTGCGAAATCAGCTCGAATGAACGATTCCGTTCGCCGCTATACCCCTTCGATGCTCGCTCAACTGGCGAAAGTGAACGTCGCCCAAGTGCGCGCGTGGCATCGTCGCGGTTGGTTGCTGGCCAGCGACGAGCGGAACCGCGTGAAGTACTACGACTTCTCGGAAGTGGCTGTCGCGCGCCAACTCGCCACGCTCTATCGCGGCGGCTTAACGCCCGCTTCGATCGAAAAACAGCTGAAGGATTTGAAGGCCCGTTTTCCCGGCATCGAGCGCCCTTTAGCCGAGCTTTCGATTGTCGTCGAAGGGAGGCAAATCCTGGTCCGTCAAGCGCGCGGCTTGAGCGAGCCAGGTGGTCAGCTGCGGATCGATTTTCGTGGACTCGACGAAGAGGACGACGCTCAATCGGGCGCGCCGTCGGTGATTGCGAGTCCCGCGATGTTCCTTCGCCGGGGCCAAGAGTCCGATGAAGCCGCTCCCGAAAATCTCGCAAAATGGGCCGAAGAACTGCAAGAAGTGGGAGAGCTGCGTGCGGCTGCCGACATGTATCGCGCGGCGCTAGCTGCTGGTGGACCGACCCCGCGACTCTGCTTCGAACTGGCCGAGTTGCTCTATCGACTCGGAGAACTCGGTGCCGCGCGCGAGCGCTATTCGATGGTGATCGAGCTCGACGAGAACGATGTCGAAGCCCGCGCGAATCTCGGCTGTGTGCTCGCGGAACTAGGGGAAAAATCGCTAGGAATTGCGGCTCTTTCGGGCGCTATCGATTGCGACCCACAGTATGCCGACGCGCATTTTCATCTCGCACGATTGCTCGACGAAACCGACGAGCCCGACGCCGCGACGCGCCACTGGCAGGCCTTTTTGGCCCTCGCCCCCGACAGCCCCTGGGCCGAAGAAGCTGCCGACCGTTTGCAGCTGTAGCCAGCGGACTGCACCGCTGAACTTCTCTTTCGCGCAGCTCGGCGCATAAAAATACCCGCGACTTCT
This window of the Pirellula staleyi DSM 6068 genome carries:
- a CDS encoding sugar phosphate isomerase/epimerase family protein translates to MLQIKVGVQLASLRLPFRQALLTAREMGADAVEIDAREELKGEELSVTGIRQIRKMLEDLNLRVAAVRFRTRRGYDVQQDLDERVDATRRTLKLAYDLGTHVVINHVGRIPAEVTHPAFQTMVDALTDIGRHGQRVGAMLAAETVAESGADLKRLIDALPPASIGVNLNPAPLIMNGQSPREVVDAVGQHVLHMNATDATRDLSLAQGIETPLGYGSAEIPELLAVLEEHQYRGYFTVERHQSNAPQVDLKQAITFLRNL
- a CDS encoding MerR family transcriptional regulator — its product is MNDSVRRYTPSMLAQLAKVNVAQVRAWHRRGWLLASDERNRVKYYDFSEVAVARQLATLYRGGLTPASIEKQLKDLKARFPGIERPLAELSIVVEGRQILVRQARGLSEPGGQLRIDFRGLDEEDDAQSGAPSVIASPAMFLRRGQESDEAAPENLAKWAEELQEVGELRAAADMYRAALAAGGPTPRLCFELAELLYRLGELGAARERYSMVIELDENDVEARANLGCVLAELGEKSLGIAALSGAIDCDPQYADAHFHLARLLDETDEPDAATRHWQAFLALAPDSPWAEEAADRLQL